The following are encoded in a window of Podospora pseudoanserina strain CBS 124.78 chromosome 6, whole genome shotgun sequence genomic DNA:
- the ERG28 gene encoding ergosterol biosynthesis protein (BUSCO:EOG092655IF; EggNog:ENOG503P3HV; COG:S) has protein sequence MDQLKAFLPSGEKGILPYYLWFISIVSMGNALQNYVTLHYTRRIYNGRFVPNHALPPATGKHSPEDSTNILKPASGKDAEKAKDQVTPLAARVFGTYTFVAGIIRLYASYQPENYALYQMGILTHVIAAVHFTSEMLIFKTIRFSGPQIFPFLAAYGGTTWMLLQYSNYVV, from the exons ATGGACCAACTCAAAGCATTCCTCCCCTCGGGAGAAAAGGGCATCCTCCCCTATTACCTGTGGTTC ATCTCCATCGTGTCCATGGGCAACGCTCTCCAAAACTACGTAACCCTCCACTACACCCGGCGCATCTACAACGGCCGCTTCGTCCCGAACCACGCGCTGCCCCCAGCCACGGGCAAGCACAGCCCCGAGGACAGCACCAACATCCTCAAGCCCGCCTCCGGCAAGGACgccgagaaggccaaggaccAGGTCACTCCCCTGGCCGCTCGTGTCTTTGGCACCTACACCTTCGTCGCTGGCATCATCCGGCTCTACGCCAGCTACCAACCCGAGAACTACGCTCTGTACCAGATGGGCATCCTCACCCACGTCATTGCCGCCGTTCACTTCACCTCTGAGATGCTCATCTTCAAGACCATCCGGTTCAGCGGGCCTCAaatcttccccttcctcgctgcCTACGGCGGTACCACTTGGATGCTGCTCCAGTACAGCAACTACGTTGTCTAA
- a CDS encoding hypothetical protein (EggNog:ENOG503P800; COG:Q), which translates to MADHSSNTVYLVTGANRGIGLAIVKLLSARPKTTIIATTRSFSTPSPFDATTLHHATSCVIPILLDDAKDEISSSTLPSRLQPLGITHINTLIANAGSATGFKSVFDTTEEEYLADLNVNTLGPIRLFKALWPLLEKEGGKFVVIGSSVGSIGGLVTPEGEVEGGMLVCGGYGLSKCGVGWWVMKLRAELKMQQKGVVVGVVHPG; encoded by the exons ATGGCCGATCACTCTTCCAACACTGTTTACTTGGTCACTGGGGCGAATAGGG GGATCGGCCTCGCCATCGTCAAACTCCTCTCCGCCCGTCCCAAAAcaaccatcatcgccacaaCCCGCTCCTtttccactccctcccccttcgaTGCTACAACCCTCCACCATGCCACCAGCTGCGTCATCCCTATTCTTCTCGACGACGCAAAAGATGAGATATCATCATCTACCCTACCCTCccgcctccaacccctcggcatcacccacatcaacaccctcatcgCAAACGCCGGTTCGGCCACAGGTTTTAAATCAGTCTTTGACACGACAGAGGAAGAGTACCTCGCTGACCTTAATGTCAACACCCTCGGCCCAATCAGATTGTTCAAAGCACTATGGCcgctgttggagaaggaaggagggaaaTTTGTCGTGATTGGGAGTTCGGTGGGGAGTATAGGGGGTTTGGTGACaccggagggggaggtggagggggggatgttggttTGTGGAGGGTATGGGTTGAGTAAAtgtggggtggggtggtgggtgatgaagTTGAGGGCGGAACTTAAGATGCAgcaaaagggggtggtggttggggtcgTTCATCCGGGGTGA
- the GAL7 gene encoding galactose-1-phosphate uridyl transferase (COG:H; EggNog:ENOG503NU1J) gives MPDEVLNDISHRRYNPLTGSWLLVSPHRTKRPWQGAQETPSKNTLPSYDPKCYLCPGNKRAQGDSNPRYKNTFAFVNDYSAVKETQQDYHPETNKDDVASLLLQARPVTGRCYVLTFSAKHDATLADMTPEEIVPVINTWTRIYASHLSPSHPLNGQAAYVLSTIPENPDGEVTPPKHQLKNMQIFENKGAAMGCSNPHPHCQIWTTSTLPEEPGKELVNMRKYKSDTGRHLLGDYVKLELEKKERLVWENDSFVVVCPWWALWPFEVLIISKRHVRALVDLDDKERLEFAQAVQEVARRYDNLFETNFPYSSGIHQAPLDCTEEEAEMSWFHMHFYPPLLRSATVKKFLVGYELMAEPQRDITPEQAAAKLRDCGGELYRKSLQ, from the exons ATGCCAGACGAAGTGCTCAACGATATCTCCCACCGGCGgtacaaccccctcaccggATCATGGCTGCTGGTCTCCCCTCACCGGACTAAGAGGCCATGGCA AGGAGCACAAGaaaccccctccaagaaTACCCTCCCCTCGTACGACCCCAAGTGCTACCTCTGCCCCGGCAACAAACGTGCCCAAGGAGACAGCAACCCCCGCTACAAAAACACATTCGCCTTTGTCAACGACTACTCCGCCGTCAAGGAAACCCAGCAAGACTACCATCCGGAAACCAACAAGGACGATGttgcctccctcctcctccaagcccgtCCCGTCACCGGCAGGTGCTACGTCCTCACTTTCTCCGCCAAACACGACGCCACCCTCGCTGATATGACCCCCGAGGAAATTGTCCCCGTAATTAACACATGGACACGTATCTAcgcctcccacctctccccctcccaccctctcAATGGCCAAGCCGCCTATGTCCTCTCCACTATCCCAGAGAACCCAGACGGCGAAGTGACCCCCCCAAAGCACCAGCTCAAGAACATGCAAATATTTGAGAACAAAGGCGCTGCCATGGGCTGCTcaaaccctcatcctcactgcCAGATCTGGACTACCAGCACCCTCCCTGAAGAACCAGGGAAGGAGTTGGTTAATATGAGGAAATACAAGTCCGACACAGGCCGGCATCTGCTAGGCGATTACGTCAAGCTTGAGctagagaagaaggagagacTAGTCTGGGAAAATGACtcctttgttgttgtctgccCGTGGTGGGCTCTGTGGCCGTTTGAGGTGCTCATCATTTCCAAGCGTCATGTGAGGGCGCTGGTGGATCTGGATGATAAGGAACGGTTGGAGTTTGCGCAGGCGGTGCAAGAGGTCGCGAGGAGGTACGATAATTTGTTTGAGACGAATTTTCCTTACA GTTCTGGCATTCATCAGGCGCCGCTGGATTGcacggaagaggaggcggagatgagCTGGTTCCACATGCACTTTTACCCTCCGTTGCTGAGGTCGGCCACGGTGAAGAAGTTTTTGGTTGGGTATGAGCTTATGGCTGAGCCGCAGAGGGACATTACGCCGGAGCAGGCGGCTGCGAAGTTGAGGGATTGTGGAGGGGAGTTGTACCGCAAGTCGCTGCAGTGA
- a CDS encoding hypothetical protein (EggNog:ENOG503P0J7; COG:S) — MSSLRSYSDDDDSSEYGYNLSPEEERLLCALADRISPVVPTSAPPEPAPTKVPAPAPRIPAPRTSRPPPSPPKPSKPSQPTIDSKAPSSSWDSPVPEVVSVYRPPTVPQNKPRPSQLVKPRWDISGGIKPDASQAVDEALDALSENDLKFDIIQLTPETNLRTYRHGSANSKHVGRESGDSQDSGIWNAPRSSGSRVSFNVKHKTARMSTVDTIPDVNYPDLSQALAGVSDTSLSVSDENPQHMLEIEVKRRNGVVPSPLAQFRSFPKKPLSVTDLTAGLWCELQHYYTLSRLPFGRRTQTPAMKRGSKIHEKLEREVFQPVTVTIAKKVDNLGLQMWNVILGLRTLRDTGSTRELQVWGMVDGNLVNGVIDYLSYENPDSELEEETLSSRGSQTTASQRLADTMMQVYITDIKTRLTPKPPSKPQVHMSLIQLFLYHRFLSEMASDKLDYFQIFGRYNLNPEEPFSDSFMAQMGALHEEVFENGDSESEREGASERGYEYESARTTTTSTTTTTTESSAYFSAPASPGAGKRPKGLKYGNLQSLLGLLKFELQVTFPRGASDIGQIVAVEYRYRGKGKAPAAAEEEDEDEIDKDEGRVISTTTYFVEPGTLDTYLAQTMPWWKGEREPRGVEMEDAFKCGYCEFAGECEWRAKMDDEVVRKARVNRARRERKRMKEEGAVVVGEGLEGEQGEKPVLEEYSGDVEESASQKKKKGKKRGGEEKKSRSRKRQSASQEGIAW, encoded by the exons ATGTCGAGCCTCAGGTCGTAtagcgacgacgacgacagcagcGAGTATGGCTACAACCTGAGcccggaggaggaaagaCTTCTTTGCGCGCTTGCCGACCGCATTTCTCCCGTGGTTCCAACGTCGGCCCCGCCAGAACCAGCGCCGACGAAAGTTCCAGCGCCCGCACCGCGGATCCCAGCTCCGCGTACGTCAcgaccaccgccctccccacccaagccctccaaaccctcccaacccacaaTCGATTCAAAGgccccatcttcatcatgggATTCGCCCGTACCCGAAGTTGTTTCGGTCTACAGACCCCCAACAGTGCCCCAGAATAAACCGAGGCCATCGCAGCTAGTCAAGCCGAGGTGGGACATCAGTGGCGGTATCAAACCCGATGCTTCTCAAGCCGTTGATGAAGCGCTCGACGCCCTCAGTGAGAACGACTTGAAATTTGACATCATCCAGCTCACCCCCGAAACGAACCTTCGTACCTATCGTCATGGCTCGGCAAATTCTAAACATGTGGGCAGGGAGAGCGGTGACAGTCAGGACAGTGGAATCTGGAATGCGCCGCGCAGCAGTGGCAGCCGTGTGTCTTTCAACGTCAAGCACAAGACAGCGCGCATGTCTACCGTGGATACAATACCGGACGTCAACTACCCGGACC TGAGTCAGGCGCTTGCTGGCGTCAGCGACACGTCGTTATCTGTGTCGGATGAGAACCCCCAACACATGCTCGAGATAGAAGTCAAGAGACGCAATGGCGTTGTTCCGTCGCCCCTCGCCCAGTTTCGATCCTTTCCAAAGAAACCACTGTCTGTTACTGATCTTACAGCTGGGCTATGGTGCGAGTTGCAGCACTACTACACACTGTCGAGACTTCCGTTTGGCAGAAGGACGCAAACTCCTGCCATGAAGAGGGGCTCCAAGATTCACGAGAAGCTCGAGCGCGAAGTTTTTCAACCCGTTACAGTCACCATCGCTAAAAAGGTGGACAATTTAGGTCTGCAAATGTGGAATGTCATTTTGGGTTTACGAACACTTCGCGATACTGGCTCAACCCGGGAACTGCAGGTTTGGGGCATGGTAGACGGCAACCTGGTGAACGGTGTCATTGACTACCTCAGCTACGAGAATCCCGATTCCGAACTAGAAGAGGAGACTCTCAGCAGTCGCGGAAGCCAAACCACCGCCTCACAACGCCTCGCTGACACCATGATGCAAGTCTACATAACCGACATCAAGACTCGTCTCACTCCTAAGCCTCCGTCTAAACCCCAGGTTCACATGTCCCTGATCCAGCTGTTCCTGTACCACCGTTTTCTCAGTGAGATGGCCTCGGACAAACTCGACTACTTCCAGATCTTTGGCCGGTATAACTTGAACCCAGAGGAACCCTTCTCAGACTCGTTTATGGCTCAAATGGGCGCTCTGCATGaagaggtgtttgagaaTGGGGATTCAGAAAGCGAAAGGGAAGGGGCGTCAGAAAGGGGGTATGAATACGAAAGCGCCAGGACCACCACTACAtccacgacaaccaccacgacggAATCCTCTGCTTATTTCTCTGCCCCGGCGTCACCCGGTGCAGGGAAACGACCCAAGGGTCTCAAGTACGGCAATCTCCAATCGTTGCTAGGGCTTTTGAAGTTTGAGCTCCAGGTCACCTTTCCACGTGGAGCATCGGATATCGGACAGATAGTAGCTGTGGAATATCGCTATCGAGGCAAGGGGAAGGcaccggctgctgctgaggaagaggatgaagacgagaTAGACAaggatgaggggagggtcATCTCCACGACTACGTATTTTGTCGAGCCGGGCACGCTGGATACGTATCTTGCGCAGACTATGCcttggtggaagggggagagggagccgaggggggtggagatggaggatgcgTTCAAGTGTGGGTATTGCGAGTTTGCGGGGGAGTGTGAGTGGAGGGCgaagatggatgatgaggtggtcaggaaggcgagggtgaaCAGGGCTAGACGagaaaggaagaggatgaaggaggagggggcggtggttgttggggaggggttggagggggagcaggggGAGAAGCCGGTTTTGGAGGAGTATAgtggggatgtggaggagagcGCGtcgcagaagaagaagaaggggaagaagaggggtggtgaggagaagaagagtagGAGTAGGAAGAGGCAGAGTGCCAGTCAGGAGGGGATTGCGTGGTGA
- a CDS encoding hypothetical protein (EggNog:ENOG503P65I; COG:S) yields the protein MIANKATSDLSYEQTVRPKNHKNKRRCEIKNYDTDGDNDIPYLEQEDKAPGTGSSDISWSCPFWKRDPFHHMDCMSYKLRRIRDVKQHLMRKHYELPFYCPICQHKFSDIKERDHHIRQRTCTEDLKGRTDPPNTSIPPEKQELLRARLGGSDKEIWYQIWDILFEARTPPATPHQKTVIEEVVDVLQGFWSEHRLEIILDVTHGQDSYDEDADSIRAQLPGLMSTALSSLVRRVKEAVCRIDHCEPTSPATENYGTPVTSTPSSFTSTFPSKRHESFMKKKGQNDAHTRKLGRVCKEYMSMRKEIWQPLAARCEEKWNVVEMQCMSNGLKGIQSHARAYTKSVTPATSMMETLACQPPATPPPQSFDNPQFEGFENFSPSQEVDGGLVQPFGAGHDPGFDMGNDGTSDFLQDWDSSIIFSLFPGGHGARYWNFGASSASAHSEGMKYPPLSNTTTSEGSFLKWDGGDG from the exons ATGATTGCAAACAAAGCGACATCCGACCTCTCATATGAGCAGACCGTTAGGCCAAAGAATCACAAAAACAAACGCAGATGTGAGATCAAGAACTACGACACCGACGGGGACAATGATATTCCATACCTCGAGCAGGAAGACAAGGCTCCGGGGACTGGATCTTCCGATATATCGTGGAGTTGTCCATTCTGGAAGCGGGACCCCTTCCACCATATGGATTGCATGTCCTACAAGCTTAGACGAATTCGAGATGTCAAGCAGCATCTCATGCGCAAACACTACGAACTCCCGTTTTACTGCCCGATTTGCCAACACAAGTTTTCAGACATCAAGGAACGCGATCATCACATCCGACAGCGAACATGTACGGAAGATTTGAAAGGGAGAACAGACCCACCAAACACATCGATTCCGCCTGAAAAGCAGGAGCTGTTGCGAGCGCGGTTGGGTGGGTCAGACAAGGAGATATGGTATCAGATTTGGGATATCCTTTTTGAAGCCAGGACACCACCGGCGACACCACATCAGAAGACCGTCATCGAAGAGGTTGTCGATGTGTTGCAAGGGTTCTGGAGTGAACACCGATTGGAAATCATTCTTGATGTCACCCACGGACAGGATTCATACGACGAAGACGCCGATTCTATCAGAGCGCAGCTCCCAGGCTTGATGTCAACGGCATTGTCTAGTCTCGTGAGGAGAGTGAAAGAGGCTGTCTGCAGGATCGACCATTGTgagccaacatcaccagcaacTGAGAATTATGGGACACCGGTTACCAGCACGCCATCCAGCTTTACGTCGACATTCCCATCAAAGAGACACGAAAGCTTCATGAAGAAAAAGGGTCAGAATGACGCTCATACGAGgaagctggggagggtgtgcAAGGAGTACATGAGTATGCGCAAGGAAATTTGGCAACCCCTGGCGGCAAGGTGTGAAGAGAAGTGGAATGTGGTTGAAATGCag TGCATGTCCAACGGCCTCAAGGGCATTCAATCCCACGCTCGTGCTTATACCAAATCGGTGACACCCGCCACTAGCATGATGGAAACATTGGCTTGTCAACCTCCCGcaacgccaccaccacaaagcTTCGATAACCCCCAGTTCGAAGGTTTCGAAAACTTCTCGCCATCTCAAGAGGTCGACGGCGGGTTAGTACAACCCTTTGGCGCAGGTCACGACCCGGGATTCGATATGGGGAACGATGGCACAAGTGATTTCCTCCAGGATTGGGACTCTTCGATTATTTTCTCACTCTTCCCTGGAGGTCATGGGGCCAGATACTGGAATTTTGGGGCCAGTTCGGCCAGTGCTCATTCCGAAGGAATGAAGTATCCGCCACTATCAAACACCACGACCAGTGAGGGATCCTTTCTAAaatgggatggtggtgacggctGA
- the ADA2 gene encoding Transcriptional adapter ada2 (EggNog:ENOG503NTWG; COG:K) codes for MGVIRKKIAARGGEGGVKYVCDVCSADITSTVRIRCAHSACNEYDLCVQCFANGSSSGSHQPATHPFRVIEQNSFPIFDREWGADEELLLLEGAEIYGLGSWADIADHIGGYRSKDEVRDHYYKVYIESENFPLPKRCSPHDMELANEISREEFQSRKKRRIEERREAAKNAPALQPKTKPTASVPSCHEIQGYMPGRLEFETEYANEAEEAVQLMQFDPGDGINPRTGELEPEMELKLTVMEIYNCRLTQRAERKKVIFEHNLLDYRENSKIEKKRSKEERDLINKAKPFARMMNREDFENFCQGLIDELNLRQAIAQLQEWRSMRIGDLKSGEKYEQEKALRIQKSIPMGSMDRDRLAANQRGKNQPPPEPPSGAALLVAPELPIRSAASVGGTNGDAVNGGIKIEGKENQVNGNHINGGSMVVANGTPAKQKFVAQPIPGIQPLPLSQDNAPDLHLLTPEEAKLCETLRLQPKPYLMIKEQILKEAVKSNGSLKKKQAKEICRLDTQKGGRIFDFMVNAGWVIKA; via the exons ATGGGTGTCATTCGCAAAAAGATTGCTGCcagaggcggcgagggcggtgtCAAGTATGTTTGCGACGTTTGCTCTGCAGACATCACTTCTACT GTCCGGATACGATGCGCACACAGCGCTTGCAATGAGTACGATCTTTGTGTACAATGCTTCGCCAATGGCTCCTCCAGCGGTTCCCACCAGCctgccacccaccccttccgAGTTATCGAACAGAATTCCTTCCCCATATTTGATCGCGAATGGGGCGCCGACGAGGAACTGCTACTCCTAGAAGGAGCCGAGATATATGGCTTAGGGTCCTGGGCCGACATTGCCGATCATATTGGTGGCTACCGTAGCAAGGATGAGGTTCGCGACCACTATTACAAGGTGTACATCGAGTCCGAAAACTTTCCGCTTCCGAAACGATGCAGCCCTCACGATATGGAACTGGCAAACGAGATTTCGAGAGAAGAGTTCCAGTCTCGCAAGAAGCGCAGGATCGAAGAGCGACGAGAGGCTGCAAAGAATGCCCCAGCTCTGCAACCAAAGACGAAACCGACGGCTAGTGTGCCGTCTTGTCACGAAATCCAGGGGTACATGCCCGGTCGATTGGAGTTCGAGACAGAATATGCCAACGAGGCCGAAGAAGCAGTACAACTTATGCAATTCGACCCAGGCGATGGCATCAACCCACGCACCGGCGAGCTCGAGCCAGAGATGGAGCTCAAGCTCACAGTTATGGAAATCTACAACTGCAGGTTAACACAGAGAGCCGAACGGAAGAAGGTCATCTTCGAACACAATCTTTTGGATTACCGAGAAAACAGCAAAATAGAAAAGAAGCGGTccaaggaagagagagaccTGATCAACAAGGCGAAGCCGTTCGCGCGCATGATGAACCGGGAAGATTTCGAGAATTTTTGTCAGGGGCTGATTGACGAACTCAACCTACGGCAAGCCATTGCTCAGTTGCAAGAATGGCGAAGCATGCGCATTGGTGACCTCAAGAGCGGCGAGAAGTACGAGCAGGAGAAGGCATTGCGGATTCAGAAGTCGATACCTATGGGATCCATGGACCGAGACCGCCTAGCAGCAAACCAACGTGGCAAGAACCAGCCACCACCGGAACCACCAAGCGGCGCCGCCCTGCTGGTTGCGCCAGAGCTTCCCATCCGGTCGGCAGCGTCAGTCGGAGGCACAAATGGCGATGCGGTGAATGGCGGGATCAAGATCGAGGGCAAGGAGAACCAGGTCAACGGGAACCACATCAACGGAGGCAGCATGGTGGTTGCCAATGGCACGCCAGCGAAACAGAAGTTTGTGGCGCAACCGATTCCAGGCATCCAGCCATTGCCGTTATCGCAAGACAACGCGCCTGATCTCCATCTTTTGACACCGGAGGAAGCGAAGCTCTGCGAGACGTTGCGCTTGCAGCCGAAGCCTTATCTGATGATCAAGGAGCAGATTTTGAAGGAGGCCGTCAAGAGCAACGGcagcttgaagaagaagcaggccaAGGAAATCTGCAGGCTGGATACACAAAAGGGAGGGCGCATCTTTGACTTTATGGTGAATGCTGGATGGGTCATCAAGGCTTGA
- a CDS encoding hypothetical protein (COG:U; EggNog:ENOG503NWGD) has protein sequence MEHAAQAIDHVQQLYIRAGGGAGPPASERPPVFKAIGIGLAIGSGAFIGTSFVLKKVGLLRANEKYNEVAGEGYGYLKNFYWWAGMVLMILGEGLNFAAYAFTDAILVTPLGALSVVITTILSAIFLKERLSMVGKVACFLCIVGSVVIVMNAPQTSAVKDIQDMQGFVVHPLFLSYAGVIIVGSAIVAFWLGPKYGAKNMMVYISICSWIGGLSVVATQGLGAAIIAQAGGKPQFNQWFLYVLLVFVIATLLTEIIYLNKALNLFNAALVTPTYYVYFTSTTIITSAILFRGFNGTPTSIITVVMGFLVICSGVVLLQLSKSAKDVPDTAVFAGDLDQIQTIAEQPQPETEPKADAIRGTAAIVRRLSSARQKMELEELKRLHEEKIQESLAPVSENGAPLYEWDGLRRRRTGTFSSHRTRPGTGVGASPAPSGAPFLAPPTPHPPLGWSHFPTEEELAEASRPVSPALSSIMGTIRSRARSALLPGHPDYKPSNNPSTTKVQSPMHPVQLTSIAVPGQDNPASSNNPSDDFLHPLGAARQTRSGTTASASSSKRRVQFPEYNEGEHPLPSPPTPPPHSAKRQFSFQNIFKRNQAQSIDGALESGGSPQRSGLNSRGYSSPQVRITGATEEERLGLVKPHPLAAKSMPALQIQRFSEEEEEEDSEDEQQHVQEKRPFVGGDGGDRKAREYGHSITQGYTNVSPPRKKTEKDVEKDELKAYEERRQRFKERRSMEGEKERPRERSGSGSGSGSGSGGSSSGSGSDKKGRRRGRADSKPPPQPHNHKRTGTGGGSGEFI, from the exons ATGGAGCATGCAGCACAGGCGATCGACCATGTGCAACAACTCTACATCcgcgccggcggcggcgccgggCCACCCGCCTCCGAGAGACCACCCGTGTTCAAGGCGATCGGCATAGGCCTCGCCATTGGCTCCGGCGCCTTCATCGGTACCTCGTTCGTGCTCAAAAAGGTCGGCCTGCTTCGCGCCAACGAAAAGTACAACGAGGTGGCTGGCGAGGGATATGGGTATCTCAAGAACTTTTACTGGTGGGCGGGCATGGTCCTGATGATCTTGGGCGAGGGACTCAATTTCGCTGCGTACGCCTTCACCGATGCCATTCTGGTCACCCCTCTGGGAGCCCTGTCggtcgtcatcaccaccatcttgtCGGCCATTTTCTTGAAGGAGCGCTTGAGCATGGTCGGCAAGGTTGCTTGTTTTCTGTGTATCGTTGGGTCGGTTGTCATCGTCATGAATGCACCGCAAACATCGGCTGTTAAGGACATCCAGGACATGCAAGGCTTCGTCGTACATCCGCTGTTTTTGAGTTATGCGGGCGTCATTATCGTCGGCAGCGCTATTGTCGCATTTTGGCTGGGACCAAAGTATGGCGCCAAGAATATGATGGTGTACATTTCCATCTGCAGTTGGATCGGCGGACTGAGCGTTGTGGCGACGCAGGGCCTGGGAgccgccatcatcgcccaggCGGGAGGAAAGCCTCAGTTCAACCAGTGGTTTTTGTatgtgttgttggttttcgTTATTGCTACGCTCTTGACCGAGATTATTTACCTCAAC AAAGCGCTCAATTTATTCAACGCCGCCTTGGTTACCCCCACCTATTATGTCTACTTTACCAGTACCACCATTATCACCTCGGCAATCCTGTTTAGAGGTTTCAATGGCACACCGACATCGATTATCACCGTGGTGATGGGATTCTTGGTTATTTGCTCGGGGGTTGTTCTCCTGCAGCTGTCCAAGTCCGCCAAGGACGTCCCAGACACTGCCGTCTTTGCCGGTGACCTCGACCAAATCCAGACCATTGCCGAGCAGCCCCAGCCCGAAACCGAGCCCAAGGCGGACGCCATTAGAGGCACCGCTGCCATTGTCAGGCGCCTGTCATCCGCGAGACAAAAGATGGAATTGGAGGAGCTCAAACGATTGCACGAGGAGAAGATTCAAGAGAGTCTTGCCCCTGTCAGCGAAAATGGAGCTCCTCTCTACGAATGGGACGGTCTACGAAGAAGGCGCACCGGAACCTTCAGCAGTCACCGCACTCGTCCCGGCACCGGTGTTGGTGCCTCCCCCGCGCCCTCTGGCGCCCCCTTTCTCGCTCCTCCTacacctcaccctccactcGGCTGGTCACACTTCCCCACCGAGGAGGAACTCGCCGAGGCGAGTAGACCTGTCTCGCCTGCCCTCTCTAGCATAATGGGCACGATCCGCAGCCGCGCCCGgtctgccctcctcccagggCACCCCGACTACAagcccagcaacaacccctccaccacaaagGTGCAAAGCCCAATGCACCCCGTCCAGTTGACCTCGATAGCAGTGCCAGGTCAGGACAATCCCGCTTcttccaacaacccatcAGATGATTTTCTGCACCCACTGGGAGCAGCAAGACAAACCAGATCAGGGACGACAGCTAGCGCCTCGAGTTCCAAACGGCGGGTCCAGTTCCCGGAATACAACGAGGGcgaacaccccctcccatcaccacccacccccccgccTCACTCTGCAAAGCGCCAGTTTTCCTTTCAAAACATTTTCAAACGCAACCAAGCCCAGTCCATCGACGGGGCGTTGGAGAGTGGCGGCAGCCCGCAGAGAAGCGGGCTCAACTCGAGGGGGTACTCGTCCCCTCAGGTGCGCATCACGGGcgcgacggaggaggagaggttaGGGCTGGTTAAGCCCCATCCTTTGGCCGCCAAGTCGATGCCTGCTCTGCAGATTCAGCGGTTTtccgaagaggaggaagaggaggacagcgaggatgagcagcagcatgtTCAGGAGAAGAGACcttttgttgggggggatgggggtgataggaaggcgagggagtaTGGGCATAGTATTACGCAGGGGTATACTAATGTTTCCCctccgaggaagaagacggaaAAAGATGTGGAAAAGGATGAGCTGAAGGCTTatgaggagaggaggcagaggtttAAGGAGCGGAGGAgtatggagggggagaaggagaggccgagggagaggagtgggagtgggagtgggagtgggagtgggagtggggggaGTAGTTCTGGGTCAGGGAGTGataagaaggggaggaggagagggagggcggATAGTAAACCGCCACCGCAGCCGCATAATCATAagaggacggggacgggagggggaagtgggGAGTTTATTTGA
- a CDS encoding hypothetical protein (COG:S; EggNog:ENOG503P85E) — protein sequence MFHIRRRRNVLQDNLGSTPPPNRKPALTSSGPNSTSGPAADCELPHHDDSGAQPKRGFSQLPPEIHLIITQHLIYPDALSLKHTSRYFYRLVDTGVKLKVDWLMERRKLHLECPSNQRCDLGSDLRFCRGSVKLLMQRRREHIECESRPGLGCLIYGTETCPHARKLKTKIKRWLRGPVTLEMRWVLLVIGVALLPLIIMGWVWLMESFVWS from the exons ATGTTCCacatccgccgccgccgcaacgTTCTGCAGGACAACCTGGGCTCCACACCGCCGCCAAACCGGAAACCCGCATTGACGTCTTCCGGACCCAACTCCACTTCCGGCCCGGCGGCCGATTGCGAACTGCCTCATCATGATGATTCCGGCGCTCAACCAAAAAGGGGCTTTTCCCAACTGCCACCAGAGATCCATCTGATAATCACACAACATCTCATATATCCTGATGCCCTATCCCTCAAGCACACCTCTCGCTATTTCTACCGGCTCGTCGATACCGGCGTGAAACTGAAAGTTGATTGGCtcatggagaggaggaagctgCATCTGGAATGCCCGAGTAATCAGCGATGTGATTTGGGGAGTGACTTGCGGTTTTGTAGGGGGAGCGTAAA GTTATTGATGCAACGAAGAAGAGAGCATATCGAGTGTGAATCACGACCTGGTTTAGGCTGTCTAATTTACGGCACAGAGACCTGTCCCCATGCAAGGAAGCTCAAAACCAAAATcaagaggtggttgaggggccCGGTGACgttggagatgagatggGTCTTGTTGGTTATTGGTGTTGCTTTGCTGCCGTTGATCATaatgggttgggtttggttgaTGGAGAGCTTTGTTTGGAGTTGA